One Dialister invisus DSM 15470 genomic region harbors:
- a CDS encoding YbjN domain-containing protein, producing the protein MIKLKDEIKRVEAVKGNVVPVSKQLYLNLLKEIKLLRFKAHMANDWNLPLKEKEKVYRDITELLFEFWRDQRNGAYKMAENKNTVKAETAVPEVKVGIEKVALFKKHLEDAKISGFGIQDFKDDVHSQAFRSNLPVAGQNLPFMILFDDSVYTIIQVQVAAAIVTKEKKATVCEELNALNDQYRMLKYSVDEAGNVLLTCCIPAGLDHFDAPLVVAILNQIQGHLNAVYPTIMEKLWKK; encoded by the coding sequence ATGATCAAACTAAAGGATGAGATTAAACGGGTGGAAGCGGTAAAAGGCAATGTTGTTCCTGTCAGCAAACAGTTATATCTGAATTTACTGAAAGAAATCAAATTATTGCGTTTTAAAGCCCATATGGCAAATGACTGGAATCTTCCTTTGAAAGAAAAAGAAAAAGTGTACAGGGATATCACAGAATTATTGTTTGAGTTCTGGCGTGACCAGAGAAATGGAGCGTACAAAATGGCGGAGAATAAGAATACGGTAAAAGCGGAAACAGCAGTGCCGGAAGTAAAGGTGGGGATTGAAAAGGTAGCTTTGTTTAAGAAGCATCTGGAAGATGCGAAAATCAGCGGGTTCGGTATTCAGGATTTTAAGGATGACGTGCATTCCCAGGCTTTCCGCAGTAACCTTCCTGTAGCCGGACAGAACCTTCCTTTCATGATTTTGTTTGACGACAGTGTTTACACGATCATCCAGGTACAGGTGGCGGCAGCGATTGTAACAAAAGAGAAAAAGGCGACCGTTTGTGAAGAGCTGAATGCGTTGAATGACCAGTACCGTATGCTGAAATACAGTGTGGATGAAGCCGGCAACGTGCTGCTGACCTGCTGTATCCCTGCGGGGCTTGATCATTTTGATGCGCCGCTCGTTGTGGCGATCCTGAACCAGATCCAGGGGCATTTAAATGCGGTGTATCCGACAATTATGGAAAAGCTCTGGAAGAAATAA
- a CDS encoding OmpH family outer membrane protein produces MKKILISMIMAAASLGMMAQADAASGYVNVEDVLSSTPAFMQAGKTVVSEQQKLQNQFNEQSKNMSDKDKQALGQKLNQQLAQKENEVMAPIQAKFRAAVEKAAKDKGVDMVINARDVIYGGIDLTDAVKANMK; encoded by the coding sequence ATGAAAAAGATTCTTATTTCTATGATTATGGCAGCTGCTTCTCTTGGAATGATGGCGCAGGCTGACGCAGCGTCCGGTTATGTCAATGTGGAGGATGTCCTGTCTTCCACGCCGGCTTTTATGCAGGCAGGGAAGACTGTGGTTTCTGAACAGCAGAAATTACAGAATCAGTTCAATGAACAATCTAAAAATATGTCAGATAAGGATAAACAGGCACTCGGACAGAAACTGAACCAGCAGCTGGCACAAAAGGAAAATGAAGTCATGGCTCCCATCCAGGCAAAATTCCGGGCGGCTGTGGAGAAAGCGGCTAAAGATAAAGGCGTAGATATGGTCATCAATGCAAGAGACGTTATTTATGGCGGTATCGATCTGACAGATGCTGTAAAAGCAAATATGAAATAA
- a CDS encoding TonB-dependent receptor plug domain-containing protein, which produces MMKREKNLHFLRMAVMIAIGVPAACMTVRAAEIPAAPAEDDMAFRMAGVTVEAKRPDWESKLSPGTVTVIRPEEFKGEQKDLADFLKMVPGVHVREVNGKGQYTVVTVRGSTAAQVGVFVDGILTNLGGDAAVDISTIPVKNVERIEVYRGYIPARFGGTFIGGVVNIVTKRPAKADISAEIGKSSFGGKSASLEVMSPLGNGSLMVGLNHETAKGDFPYKNYVMNSKESKKEAKYEMLSYETELGWYEKSGDKKTWLMLTLRNYSTHLSDETRNKYKAGNVEDWMAFASSGALAEEIYQHDMDQARKNMDRTWKDEYAELVSQEEATNYFLKHDKTFKRNYKFWLKQIKKAGGDEEKIAQIKACMKQDVINELKYSWNNKDSYFYEPENADVKAAVDGAVLENNKEFLDKADRLAKYNAQWLSQGKYVDPEQSEEYTKIVERHKYVKKRVEKLKSMSENRHRRWNDRKNTSAIVKWQNDEWMVKGSWNRIKRHLPDSLWAGYSNTTLNACLGYTVDWIDDAFYAEGKRQRLYTNELMVENRHHNGRLEWGWTADFQKQKKYYDVEHMYHLNENQVYWEDVPFRKWSRFISRKYNFLLDGTYQLGNRQLLEFQTNYSHERMHVNGSLMDKVLGDSDYSTLLGAIRNRYDQNIWNIQIQDTITLDKKGTWFLTPAWRYNRSVIVGYSEGKRFADTAWRWFHWITPRDRQQDGKGTWQLALKKQVNDNLTLRMTGGTYFRLLNMYEIAGDGAGILPVPANKRGTASKFPQPEYGTQFDFSTLWNGKFLHSDAYATLTYFWRHANRMLYLYRAGPDWASYFNDQKGHIHGFELQTGLKWGHFSLDLEGAYTKIKAFRRQNKEWALGDAVYREVYPTFQPEWEGNLRFSWFPNPRFTLFGEWHYTSSYYTINEYRYNKLGDETDDGVAYPSLSVINAGVKVKPGKAWQIAFGCNDIFNRAPKQKGWVCLGTNSYGYLNVEYPIQGRTWYGTVRYEF; this is translated from the coding sequence ATGATGAAGAGAGAGAAGAATCTGCATTTTTTGAGGATGGCGGTTATGATTGCCATCGGGGTGCCGGCTGCCTGTATGACTGTCCGGGCGGCGGAGATACCGGCTGCGCCGGCAGAAGATGATATGGCTTTCCGGATGGCGGGGGTCACCGTCGAGGCGAAGCGCCCTGACTGGGAATCCAAACTGTCACCCGGTACCGTTACGGTCATCCGTCCGGAAGAATTTAAAGGGGAGCAAAAAGATCTCGCGGACTTTCTGAAAATGGTTCCCGGCGTCCATGTGCGCGAAGTGAACGGCAAGGGGCAGTATACGGTCGTCACCGTGCGCGGCTCCACGGCGGCCCAGGTCGGGGTATTCGTGGACGGTATCCTGACCAATCTGGGGGGAGATGCAGCCGTGGATATTTCCACCATTCCGGTGAAGAATGTGGAGCGTATCGAAGTATACCGCGGGTATATTCCTGCCCGTTTCGGGGGAACCTTCATCGGGGGCGTTGTGAATATCGTGACCAAGAGACCGGCAAAGGCGGATATCTCGGCGGAAATCGGGAAATCATCCTTCGGGGGCAAAAGTGCCTCGCTCGAAGTGATGTCGCCGCTGGGGAACGGAAGCCTCATGGTGGGGCTTAATCATGAAACGGCCAAAGGCGACTTCCCTTATAAAAATTACGTCATGAATTCCAAAGAATCCAAGAAAGAAGCAAAGTATGAGATGCTAAGTTATGAAACAGAATTAGGCTGGTATGAAAAAAGTGGGGACAAGAAGACATGGCTTATGCTTACATTAAGGAATTACTCTACTCATCTTTCCGATGAAACGAGAAATAAATATAAGGCGGGGAATGTTGAGGACTGGATGGCGTTTGCCAGCAGCGGCGCCTTGGCAGAGGAAATCTACCAACATGATATGGACCAGGCAAGGAAGAACATGGATCGGACCTGGAAAGACGAGTACGCGGAGCTGGTTTCGCAGGAAGAGGCAACAAATTATTTTCTGAAACATGACAAAACGTTTAAACGAAATTATAAATTTTGGTTGAAGCAGATCAAAAAAGCCGGCGGGGATGAGGAAAAAATAGCGCAGATCAAAGCTTGTATGAAACAAGATGTAATTAATGAACTCAAATATTCATGGAATAATAAGGATTCATATTTTTATGAGCCGGAAAATGCTGATGTGAAAGCGGCCGTGGACGGTGCGGTTCTTGAGAATAACAAGGAGTTTTTGGACAAGGCGGATCGGCTTGCCAAGTATAATGCGCAATGGTTGTCGCAGGGGAAGTATGTCGACCCGGAACAGTCTGAGGAGTATACAAAAATCGTGGAAAGGCACAAATATGTAAAAAAGAGGGTGGAAAAACTCAAATCTATGTCGGAAAACCGGCACCGGAGATGGAATGACCGGAAGAATACGAGCGCCATCGTGAAATGGCAGAATGACGAGTGGATGGTGAAGGGCAGCTGGAACCGCATCAAGCGCCATCTGCCGGACAGCCTGTGGGCAGGATACAGCAATACCACACTGAACGCGTGTCTCGGCTACACGGTGGATTGGATAGATGACGCCTTTTATGCGGAAGGGAAGCGGCAGCGCCTTTACACGAACGAACTGATGGTGGAGAACCGCCATCATAACGGCCGCCTGGAATGGGGCTGGACGGCGGATTTCCAGAAACAGAAGAAATACTATGACGTGGAACATATGTATCACTTAAATGAGAACCAGGTCTATTGGGAAGACGTCCCTTTCCGCAAATGGAGCCGGTTTATTTCCCGCAAGTATAATTTCCTCCTCGACGGCACCTACCAGCTGGGAAACAGACAGCTCCTCGAATTCCAGACCAATTACTCCCATGAGCGGATGCACGTGAACGGATCCCTGATGGATAAAGTGCTCGGCGATTCCGATTATTCCACGCTTCTGGGCGCCATACGGAACCGGTATGACCAGAATATATGGAATATCCAGATCCAGGACACCATCACGCTGGACAAAAAAGGCACCTGGTTCCTGACCCCCGCCTGGCGGTATAACCGGTCAGTCATCGTGGGCTACAGCGAGGGGAAACGCTTCGCCGATACGGCATGGCGGTGGTTCCACTGGATCACGCCGCGGGACAGACAGCAGGACGGGAAAGGCACCTGGCAGCTGGCGCTCAAAAAACAGGTGAATGACAATCTTACCTTGCGCATGACAGGGGGAACCTATTTCCGCCTCCTCAATATGTATGAAATTGCCGGGGACGGGGCAGGCATCCTGCCGGTTCCCGCCAACAAGAGGGGGACCGCTTCCAAGTTCCCCCAGCCGGAGTACGGGACCCAGTTCGATTTCAGTACGCTGTGGAACGGGAAATTCCTCCATTCCGACGCCTATGCTACGCTGACCTACTTCTGGCGCCATGCGAACCGGATGCTCTACCTGTACCGGGCAGGACCCGACTGGGCATCCTACTTCAATGACCAAAAAGGGCATATACACGGATTTGAACTGCAGACAGGGCTGAAGTGGGGCCATTTCAGCCTGGATCTGGAAGGCGCCTATACGAAAATCAAGGCGTTCCGGCGGCAGAATAAAGAGTGGGCGCTGGGGGATGCGGTGTACCGGGAAGTATATCCGACCTTCCAGCCGGAATGGGAAGGGAATCTGCGGTTCTCCTGGTTCCCGAATCCCCGGTTTACCCTGTTTGGCGAGTGGCACTATACCTCAAGTTACTATACGATCAATGAGTATAGATACAATAAACTGGGGGACGAAACGGATGACGGGGTCGCGTATCCCTCGCTGAGCGTCATCAATGCGGGCGTCAAGGTGAAGCCGGGCAAGGCATGGCAGATCGCCTTCGGCTGCAACGATATCTTCAACCGGGCGCCGAAGCAGAAAGGATGGGTCTGCCTCGGCACGAACTCTTACGGGTACCTGAATGTGGAGTATCCCATCCAGGGACGGACGTGGTACGGCACGGTCCGCTATGAGTTCTGA
- a CDS encoding autotransporter domain-containing protein, which translates to MRTKGKSKTAAMMAAAVLCGGVAAEAANLVVTAPSNYAQSVMGVVRGSRVKTDIWGIGKDLRTDLNGDPGLFHLHVNGDSKIFLRQYTYSQTNLRSNELLDAENNQWSAPESTGTISTTVNTHAAASWGNYLIVTGYDLGNVSVCDISGSAIALLQSGTHSLLNEINGILIEENNPAYGASAKAHGEGLLVKGDNLYALASINKEGGYQNYDEGWLIRYRIGQDGSLERKDYTRVGKNTDEARLNLYNDHILVSAIGGYQNYGFGNGDTCITAATLSDDGGLSTGNTRNITLPNTFTNEQGAKDFRDLKVLPDGTAYVMRYNLGGAGGVEMDVYQTTVSNLMSENPVSWGNPVSSGTYDGWFGKLNAEYHTHRLWVEAGQNLLVYKDGNTTPQSWRATDFSNNSGMFQFNFMAMLQPDKVKGALASLSAARAEGLTARSLTAVRTANPDAVMRTPDYEYKITGTVKDSNTTPPHFDNTDDNLNYTFDEDAVIQPTKNNYKTGDRVTNVLAAVDAHEENDVIIHAGTHALQLQSAHTIGSPAGIYAGSGKNVTITAGKVNVITAGLPGGNSITNAIWLDAPKTGSGQITIHAPVNIAMTGGLGGNGIAIQKTNRWGESSYEAAASSKIIINGNVNIKGADNTVWGIPVNYENVYSRFNNAGILASVNDSEVQVNGNINFDVYGNGITVNAAGSKVSVGGGQITVPSGMNYGYYTLGAYQGTINMNTGIGGNTPGTADVNLNGDIFVLPTGTVNAAFTTANSRLHGIVDNGGTVNMWLRNGATWTNEARNTRYGEDNEDTGSNGASRITHFYGGDTAAGAGIINQKSDKAITIDHYSGNTTVNFGTLTQNGDGVTISAAAANSGITMSGDRSGLGETEAMERLAGKLTYTAYTSGERNLDGTVKLNEGLTARSVARTGRIDFNGATGKGRLGELSKSPLMMKMMAVPSALRTSAVSPAGGLIPTSLPGGVAYILGDRETMMMRGAKSAMTTSMLSWRSGMTDMNQRLGDLRLGASSGMWARTYGGKVKYDKDKTNLSDSFWGAQVGADHKLGSGWHIGGAFDYNDGNAKYDFGGKGDPKLYVGSIYGTKVFDDGQYVDIVGKIGRAENDYTVYNAEGRKLDGDYHATGYGLSVEYGKRFGTAAGYVEPQIQLLFSRLGSADYDAASDFDGDKKMHVHQDSMSSFIGRLGIAAGRATEKGSLYAKASILHEFKGDTAATFSAEGEDTSRVEQDFGDTWAELTLGGVYRLNGSNLFYANVTRGFGGDYKVEWKVNAGLRFAF; encoded by the coding sequence ATGCGTACCAAAGGTAAATCCAAAACGGCTGCCATGATGGCGGCGGCAGTGCTTTGCGGAGGCGTGGCGGCAGAGGCGGCCAATCTGGTGGTGACAGCGCCGTCCAACTATGCCCAAAGCGTGATGGGGGTGGTCCGGGGCTCCCGTGTGAAAACTGACATCTGGGGCATCGGGAAAGATCTGCGGACGGATCTGAACGGGGATCCCGGCCTGTTCCATCTCCATGTGAACGGGGACAGCAAGATATTCCTGCGCCAGTATACGTACAGCCAGACGAATCTGAGATCCAATGAACTTCTGGATGCGGAAAACAACCAGTGGTCAGCCCCGGAAAGCACGGGAACAATTTCCACGACGGTGAATACCCACGCCGCGGCGTCCTGGGGGAATTACCTTATCGTCACCGGCTATGACCTGGGGAATGTGAGCGTCTGCGATATTTCAGGAAGCGCGATTGCACTGCTTCAAAGCGGGACACACAGTTTATTAAATGAAATAAACGGGATTCTGATTGAAGAGAATAACCCCGCGTACGGCGCATCCGCAAAGGCCCACGGGGAAGGCCTGCTGGTGAAAGGGGACAATCTGTATGCCCTTGCCAGCATCAATAAGGAAGGGGGATACCAGAATTATGATGAAGGCTGGCTCATCCGCTACCGGATCGGGCAGGACGGTTCGCTGGAGCGCAAGGACTACACGAGGGTAGGCAAGAATACCGATGAAGCGCGGCTCAATCTGTACAATGACCATATCCTGGTCTCCGCCATCGGCGGGTATCAGAATTACGGCTTCGGCAACGGGGACACCTGCATTACGGCAGCCACTCTGTCGGATGATGGCGGGCTGAGCACGGGGAATACGAGGAATATCACGCTGCCGAATACCTTTACAAATGAACAGGGCGCAAAAGATTTCCGTGATCTGAAAGTGCTGCCCGACGGTACGGCCTATGTGATGCGGTATAACCTGGGAGGCGCCGGCGGCGTCGAGATGGACGTTTATCAGACCACGGTGTCCAACCTCATGTCGGAGAATCCCGTCAGCTGGGGCAACCCCGTTTCCAGCGGGACTTATGACGGGTGGTTCGGCAAGCTGAATGCGGAATACCATACGCACCGCCTCTGGGTGGAAGCCGGGCAGAACCTGCTGGTCTATAAGGATGGGAATACCACGCCCCAGTCCTGGAGGGCGACGGACTTTTCCAACAACAGCGGCATGTTCCAGTTTAACTTCATGGCGATGCTCCAGCCGGATAAGGTGAAGGGGGCATTGGCAAGCCTGTCCGCCGCGCGGGCGGAGGGACTGACCGCCCGCTCCCTGACGGCGGTGCGGACCGCCAATCCGGATGCGGTCATGCGTACGCCTGATTATGAGTATAAAATTACAGGTACAGTGAAGGATTCGAATACGACTCCTCCTCATTTCGATAATACAGACGATAATTTAAATTATACCTTTGATGAAGACGCGGTCATCCAGCCGACAAAAAATAATTATAAGACAGGAGACCGGGTGACGAATGTCCTTGCCGCCGTAGATGCCCATGAGGAAAATGATGTGATTATCCATGCCGGCACCCATGCCCTGCAGCTCCAGTCCGCCCATACCATCGGAAGCCCTGCGGGAATCTATGCGGGAAGCGGAAAGAATGTCACCATTACCGCAGGAAAGGTCAATGTCATTACTGCCGGGCTTCCGGGCGGCAATTCCATAACCAATGCTATCTGGCTTGACGCACCGAAAACCGGCTCCGGACAGATTACCATCCACGCGCCGGTGAATATCGCCATGACAGGCGGCCTGGGCGGGAACGGCATTGCCATCCAAAAGACGAATCGCTGGGGTGAATCCAGCTATGAAGCGGCCGCTTCTTCCAAGATTATCATCAACGGCAATGTGAATATCAAGGGCGCCGATAATACGGTCTGGGGCATTCCCGTAAATTACGAAAATGTGTATTCCCGTTTCAATAACGCGGGCATTCTGGCATCTGTAAATGATAGTGAAGTACAGGTCAACGGAAATATAAACTTTGATGTCTACGGCAACGGGATCACTGTCAATGCGGCAGGAAGCAAAGTGTCTGTCGGCGGCGGGCAGATAACGGTGCCTTCCGGCATGAATTACGGCTACTATACGCTCGGCGCTTATCAGGGTACGATTAATATGAATACCGGCATTGGAGGGAATACGCCGGGGACGGCAGATGTCAATCTCAACGGCGATATTTTCGTCCTTCCCACAGGAACTGTCAATGCGGCCTTTACCACAGCCAATTCCCGGCTTCACGGCATTGTGGATAACGGCGGTACGGTGAACATGTGGCTCCGAAACGGCGCGACGTGGACGAATGAGGCGAGAAATACACGCTATGGAGAAGATAATGAAGATACGGGCAGCAACGGCGCAAGCCGTATTACCCATTTCTATGGCGGAGACACGGCAGCCGGCGCCGGCATCATTAACCAGAAGTCCGATAAAGCAATTACCATAGATCATTACAGCGGAAATACGACAGTCAATTTCGGTACGCTGACCCAAAATGGAGACGGCGTGACGATCAGCGCGGCGGCTGCCAATTCCGGGATCACGATGAGCGGCGACCGGAGCGGTTTGGGCGAAACGGAAGCGATGGAAAGGCTTGCCGGCAAACTGACTTATACGGCGTATACAAGCGGGGAACGGAATCTGGACGGCACGGTGAAATTGAATGAAGGACTGACTGCACGGTCTGTTGCCAGAACAGGCAGAATTGATTTTAACGGCGCTACCGGAAAAGGAAGGCTCGGCGAACTTTCCAAAAGCCCTCTTATGATGAAAATGATGGCGGTTCCCTCTGCGTTGAGGACATCAGCCGTAAGTCCCGCAGGCGGACTGATACCGACATCTCTTCCCGGCGGTGTGGCCTATATCCTCGGAGACAGGGAAACAATGATGATGCGCGGAGCCAAGTCGGCGATGACGACTTCCATGCTGTCCTGGCGTTCCGGTATGACGGATATGAATCAGCGCCTTGGTGATCTCCGCCTCGGCGCGTCAAGCGGCATGTGGGCGAGAACCTATGGCGGCAAAGTGAAGTATGATAAAGATAAAACCAATTTATCCGACAGTTTCTGGGGCGCGCAGGTCGGGGCGGATCATAAACTGGGATCCGGCTGGCACATCGGCGGAGCCTTTGATTATAATGACGGCAATGCGAAGTATGACTTTGGCGGAAAAGGAGATCCGAAGCTTTATGTAGGAAGTATCTATGGAACCAAGGTCTTTGATGACGGACAGTATGTGGATATTGTCGGCAAGATCGGCCGTGCTGAAAACGATTACACTGTTTACAATGCGGAGGGACGCAAACTCGATGGCGATTATCATGCCACCGGATACGGATTGTCTGTGGAATACGGGAAACGTTTCGGCACCGCCGCGGGTTATGTCGAACCACAGATCCAGCTGCTTTTCTCCAGGCTGGGCAGCGCGGATTATGATGCGGCCAGCGATTTTGACGGAGATAAGAAAATGCATGTCCATCAGGACAGCATGAGCAGCTTCATCGGCCGTTTGGGCATCGCAGCCGGAAGGGCAACAGAAAAAGGCAGCTTGTATGCCAAAGCAAGCATTCTTCATGAATTTAAAGGGGATACGGCTGCCACTTTCAGCGCAGAAGGAGAAGATACGTCCCGTGTGGAACAGGATTTCGGCGATACGTGGGCAGAATTGACTCTCGGAGGCGTTTACCGGCTGAACGGGAGCAACCTTTTCTATGCGAATGTGACAAGAGGTTTTGGCGGCGATTATAAAGTGGAATGGAAAGTCAATGCGGGTCTGCGTTTTGCTTTCTGA
- a CDS encoding MotA/TolQ/ExbB proton channel family protein, with translation MGIFDSAVGYFIRGGLCMWPLLLCSLAVIFLAVERYMYYRQAISDTKFVMLFCKEMTRGNVSEAAELAEEAAGSAAKLAKDILSEKDSLGRSLESVTYEKTDRYLNQLSAHLDYLGVIIGLSPMLGLLGTITGMMGTFSSMTGQLQNTAGVTAGLAEALITTIFGLVIAITGMLVHAYLNTRYKKATLDLDAVADALISGLSGK, from the coding sequence ATGGGGATTTTTGATTCGGCGGTAGGATATTTTATTCGCGGAGGCCTGTGCATGTGGCCCTTGCTTCTTTGTTCGCTGGCGGTCATCTTTCTGGCAGTGGAGCGGTATATGTATTACCGGCAGGCGATTTCCGATACGAAATTTGTGATGCTGTTCTGCAAGGAAATGACACGGGGCAATGTTTCTGAGGCGGCGGAACTGGCGGAAGAGGCGGCAGGCAGCGCGGCAAAACTGGCAAAGGATATTTTGTCTGAAAAGGACAGCCTTGGCCGGTCTCTTGAATCCGTCACTTATGAAAAGACAGACCGTTACCTGAATCAGCTGTCGGCGCACCTTGATTATCTGGGTGTTATCATCGGGCTTTCTCCCATGCTTGGGCTTTTAGGAACCATTACCGGTATGATGGGAACCTTTTCATCCATGACGGGACAGCTGCAGAATACGGCAGGTGTCACCGCCGGATTGGCGGAAGCGCTGATTACGACTATTTTCGGATTGGTGATCGCGATTACAGGTATGCTGGTACATGCTTATTTAAATACGAGGTATAAAAAGGCGACGCTTGATCTGGATGCTGTGGCGGATGCACTTATCTCCGGATTGTCTGGGAAATAA